In one window of Tenacibaculum mesophilum DNA:
- a CDS encoding DUF4407 domain-containing protein yields the protein MLKRFFLLCSGADLDLLENCANGEQNKYAGIGATVFFTALMATIASAYALFTVFDNIYTAIFFGIVWGLLIFNLDRFIVSTIKKRESKRKELIQILPRLLLAMIIAVVISKPLELKIFEKEINQVLLTEKNQMTLDNKTQIAQQFTPEITKINSEITSLKDEVTTKESEVNKLYETYIAEAEGRKGTKLIGRGPVYKEKRDKHDTALAELNQLKAENTEKIKQKETAIANLIESQKLKETQTQPIISNFDGLMARVNALNKLPWLPSFFIFLLFLAIETAPIFAKLISSKSEYDYKLENHESQVKTWIQQQVHQREAILHTDIDLNNKIYSDLKTEEELYNYKQKMARNLMKLQADSFYKNQQNIL from the coding sequence ATGTTAAAACGATTTTTCCTTCTTTGTTCTGGAGCTGATTTAGATTTGCTTGAAAATTGTGCTAATGGTGAACAAAACAAATATGCTGGTATTGGTGCTACCGTTTTCTTCACTGCTTTAATGGCTACCATTGCTTCTGCTTATGCTTTATTTACAGTTTTTGATAATATTTACACCGCTATTTTCTTTGGTATTGTTTGGGGGTTACTCATTTTTAATTTAGATAGATTTATTGTTTCTACTATTAAAAAAAGAGAGTCTAAACGAAAAGAACTTATACAAATACTTCCTAGATTGTTACTTGCTATGATAATTGCTGTGGTGATTTCTAAACCATTAGAATTAAAAATTTTCGAAAAGGAAATCAATCAAGTATTACTGACTGAAAAAAATCAGATGACTTTGGATAACAAAACTCAAATTGCACAACAATTCACTCCTGAAATAACAAAAATTAATTCTGAAATCACTTCTTTAAAAGATGAGGTCACAACGAAAGAAAGCGAGGTAAATAAATTATATGAAACCTATATAGCTGAAGCCGAAGGAAGAAAAGGCACCAAATTAATTGGCAGAGGACCTGTTTACAAAGAAAAAAGAGATAAACACGATACTGCCCTTGCAGAACTTAATCAATTAAAAGCTGAAAATACCGAAAAAATAAAACAGAAAGAAACTGCTATTGCTAATTTGATCGAAAGTCAAAAATTAAAAGAAACACAAACACAACCTATTATTTCTAATTTTGATGGATTAATGGCTCGTGTTAATGCTTTAAACAAACTACCTTGGCTACCTTCTTTCTTTATCTTCCTACTATTTTTAGCAATAGAAACTGCTCCTATTTTTGCCAAACTTATTAGCTCAAAAAGTGAATACGATTATAAATTGGAAAACCATGAATCTCAAGTTAAAACTTGGATTCAACAACAAGTTCATCAACGAGAAGCTATTTTACACACTGATATAGACCTCAACAACAAAATATACTCTGATTTAAAAACAGAAGAAGAACTCTACAATTATAAACAAAAGATGGCTCGTAACCTTATGAAGCTACAGGCTGATTCTTTTTATAAAAATCAACAAAATATTTTATAA